The proteins below are encoded in one region of Gemmatimonas aurantiaca:
- a CDS encoding saccharopine dehydrogenase C-terminal domain-containing protein — MRVLVLGAGLQGTACAFDLLNDPAVKQVMLADLQRPVLPPFLQQVADARLVPMALDVRDERAVRAAFAQCDGVLSAIPYYFNGVLARLAVEAGVHFADLGGNTAIVQEQKQLDAAARAKGISVIPDTGLAPGMVNVIAQHGIDQFDTVESVKLFVGGLPQVPEPPLGYQIAYSIEGMVDYYTTPSLVVRDGQPSTVHALSELEDVTFDAPVGTLEAFHTAGGLSTMVYRYAGKIPVMEYKTLRYPGHAAIMRSIRDLGLLGLEPVDVKGQQVVPRDVFVKVAGGALRKGKPDLVALRVVVTGTKDGVRRARAWEVVDRYDAKHGITAMMRTTGYTLAITGLLQMSGAIEPGVHTPDECIPPARYFSMLAARGIEVREID; from the coding sequence ATGCGTGTGTTGGTTCTTGGTGCGGGGCTGCAAGGCACCGCGTGTGCGTTTGACCTGCTCAATGATCCCGCGGTGAAGCAGGTGATGCTCGCGGATCTGCAGCGTCCCGTGTTGCCGCCGTTTCTGCAGCAGGTGGCCGATGCCCGGCTCGTCCCCATGGCGCTGGATGTGCGCGATGAGCGGGCCGTGCGTGCGGCGTTTGCACAGTGCGACGGCGTGTTGAGCGCCATCCCCTACTACTTCAACGGTGTTCTCGCACGCCTGGCCGTGGAGGCCGGTGTGCATTTTGCCGATCTCGGTGGCAACACCGCGATCGTCCAGGAGCAGAAGCAACTCGACGCCGCGGCGCGCGCCAAGGGTATCTCGGTGATTCCCGACACCGGTCTCGCCCCCGGCATGGTGAACGTGATCGCCCAGCACGGCATCGATCAGTTCGACACCGTGGAATCGGTGAAGTTGTTCGTCGGCGGCCTGCCGCAGGTGCCCGAACCGCCACTGGGGTACCAGATCGCGTACTCCATCGAAGGGATGGTGGATTATTACACCACGCCCTCGCTGGTGGTGCGCGATGGGCAGCCGTCCACGGTCCACGCGCTGTCGGAACTGGAAGACGTGACGTTCGACGCGCCAGTGGGCACGCTCGAAGCCTTCCACACGGCCGGCGGGCTTTCCACGATGGTGTACCGCTATGCGGGGAAGATTCCCGTCATGGAATACAAGACGCTGCGGTATCCCGGTCATGCGGCGATCATGCGCAGCATCCGCGATCTGGGGCTGCTGGGGCTGGAGCCCGTGGATGTGAAGGGACAGCAGGTCGTGCCGCGCGATGTGTTCGTGAAGGTGGCGGGTGGGGCGCTGCGCAAAGGCAAGCCCGATCTCGTGGCGTTGCGTGTCGTGGTCACGGGCACGAAGGACGGCGTACGTCGCGCACGGGCCTGGGAAGTGGTCGATCGGTACGACGCGAAACACGGCATCACCGCCATGATGCGGACCACCGGTTACACGCTCGCGATCACCGGCCTGCTGCAGATGTCCGGTGCCATCGAACCGGGGGTGCACACTCCCGACGAGTGCATCCCGCCGGCCCGCTATTTCTCCATGCTGGCCGCGCGCGGGATCGAGGTGCGCGAGATCGATTGA
- a CDS encoding methyl-accepting chemotaxis protein: MRHLFQMATIRGRLIAGFGTSITLLVAAGVLGWYWLSRSNAQAEATVHDLMDRSEFVERATNIALRELVAGLRFLSTGTPTDEAQYHALTVQAEQLRRDAVSTSVLSAEERRRLETIGRLQATLEVRIATTRAWQISGHTGEANRVLALTTRDIQAIESELQGLRRAARDGAGEATDRMRDWLRNAEASLVVVVTLAFGVAAFFGLSTARAITQPMVQLRDELMAIGAGDLRDPPFSASSLYVAQEYAELIDAMRQARERLRLLFSRVQEEADQVTLAASELTASASSAAASSQHVTSAIMDISHGATMQLTSLNHAGETVKELAEAGATIGEAADETDRVGREIRHTTNGARDQVQVAIDTLLGAREVVQASREEMVALRDATGVIDDFVSVISEIATQTNLLALNAAIEAARAGSAGRGFAVVAQEVRALAEQSAHAANEVTENVKRFRSRITSASTAVESGATRLRDAETVAEAVRGALARIEHAVAQVEGATARVTTAVEGNRRSLSQVQRSLYDARDTAEGHAAAAEEVAASTEQTSASAQEVSATAEMLQTASLRVRGLIGEFRT, from the coding sequence ATGAGACACCTGTTTCAGATGGCGACCATCCGCGGACGCCTCATCGCGGGTTTCGGTACGTCGATCACGTTGCTGGTGGCCGCGGGTGTCCTGGGCTGGTACTGGCTCTCCCGCAGCAACGCGCAGGCCGAGGCCACGGTCCACGATCTGATGGACCGGTCCGAGTTCGTCGAGCGGGCCACGAACATCGCGCTGCGCGAACTCGTGGCGGGACTGCGGTTCCTGAGCACGGGGACACCCACCGATGAAGCCCAGTATCACGCGCTCACGGTGCAAGCCGAGCAACTGCGCCGTGATGCCGTTTCCACGAGTGTGCTGAGCGCGGAGGAGCGTCGTCGTCTGGAGACGATCGGCCGGCTGCAGGCCACGCTCGAAGTGCGCATCGCCACCACCCGGGCCTGGCAGATCTCCGGACACACCGGGGAAGCGAATCGGGTGCTCGCACTCACCACGCGCGACATCCAAGCCATCGAGAGTGAATTGCAGGGCCTGCGCCGTGCCGCGCGCGATGGTGCCGGCGAGGCCACCGATCGCATGCGCGACTGGCTGCGCAACGCCGAGGCCAGCCTGGTGGTCGTGGTGACGCTGGCCTTCGGCGTGGCCGCGTTCTTCGGATTGTCCACGGCCCGGGCCATCACACAGCCCATGGTGCAACTGCGTGACGAACTCATGGCCATCGGCGCCGGCGATCTGCGCGATCCCCCGTTTTCCGCCAGCTCCCTGTATGTCGCGCAGGAATACGCGGAGCTGATCGATGCCATGCGGCAGGCCCGTGAACGTCTGCGCCTGCTCTTCTCGCGCGTGCAGGAAGAAGCCGATCAGGTCACCTTGGCCGCCAGCGAACTGACCGCGTCGGCTTCGTCGGCGGCCGCTTCGTCGCAGCACGTGACATCGGCCATCATGGACATCTCGCATGGCGCGACGATGCAGCTCACGTCGCTCAATCATGCGGGTGAAACAGTGAAGGAACTGGCCGAAGCCGGCGCCACCATCGGTGAGGCGGCGGATGAAACCGACCGGGTGGGCCGCGAGATCCGGCACACCACCAACGGTGCGCGCGATCAGGTGCAGGTGGCCATCGATACGCTGCTGGGGGCGCGCGAAGTGGTGCAGGCTTCCCGCGAGGAGATGGTCGCGCTGCGTGATGCGACCGGAGTGATCGACGATTTCGTGAGCGTGATTTCGGAGATCGCCACCCAGACCAATCTGCTGGCGCTCAACGCCGCAATCGAAGCGGCCCGTGCCGGCTCGGCGGGGCGCGGCTTCGCGGTGGTCGCGCAGGAAGTGCGGGCGCTGGCCGAACAGAGCGCTCATGCAGCCAACGAAGTCACGGAAAACGTGAAGCGTTTCCGGAGCCGGATCACCAGCGCTTCGACGGCGGTGGAATCGGGCGCCACGCGTCTGCGCGATGCGGAGACGGTGGCCGAAGCCGTGCGGGGCGCGCTGGCCCGCATCGAACACGCTGTCGCGCAGGTGGAAGGCGCCACGGCACGTGTCACGACGGCGGTGGAAGGCAACCGCCGTTCACTCAGTCAGGTGCAACGTTCGTTGTACGACGCCCGCGACACCGCGGAAGGCCATGCGGCCGCCGCCGAGGAAGTAGCGGCCAGCACGGAGCAGACCTCGGCGTCGGCGCAGGAGGTCTCCGCCACCGCCGAGATGCTGCAGACCGCGAGCCTGCGGGTGCGGGGACTCATCGGCGAGTTCCGCACCTGA
- the cobU gene encoding bifunctional adenosylcobinamide kinase/adenosylcobinamide-phosphate guanylyltransferase, with protein MSDTSSLSSGSSITLLLGGVRAGKSARALALAESFVEPKTGHPDTTDVLWFVATAQAFDDEMTRRIAAHRAERAERWHTIEEPVALVATLEAALAIAAESPRVIVIDCLTLWVSNLLLASDDATDIEGRMAEQAAALTALMQRTTSVRWILVSNEVGLGVVPPTPLGRVYRDALGRVNQIVAAAADTVELMVAGLVMPLKAPTGQSITATAESPAPDAPRS; from the coding sequence ATGTCCGATACGTCATCCCTGTCATCGGGATCATCGATCACGCTGCTGCTGGGGGGTGTGCGCGCGGGGAAGAGCGCCCGGGCCCTCGCGTTGGCGGAATCCTTCGTGGAACCGAAAACCGGACATCCCGACACCACCGATGTCCTGTGGTTCGTGGCCACTGCGCAGGCATTCGACGACGAAATGACGCGTCGTATCGCGGCCCATCGGGCCGAGCGTGCGGAACGATGGCACACCATCGAGGAACCGGTGGCGCTCGTCGCCACACTGGAGGCCGCGCTGGCCATCGCGGCGGAATCCCCACGTGTGATCGTGATCGACTGTCTCACGCTGTGGGTCAGCAATCTGCTGCTGGCGTCCGACGACGCGACGGACATCGAGGGACGCATGGCGGAGCAGGCCGCCGCATTGACGGCACTGATGCAGCGCACCACGTCGGTGCGCTGGATTCTCGTCAGCAACGAAGTCGGGCTTGGCGTGGTGCCGCCAACGCCGCTCGGGCGCGTCTACCGCGACGCGCTCGGGCGGGTCAATCAGATCGTCGCCGCGGCGGCCGACACGGTGGAGCTGATGGTGGCGGGGCTCGTGATGCCGCTCAAAGCGCCAACCGGACAATCGATCACGGCAACGGCGGAATCCCCTGCGCCGGATGCGCCACGTTCCTGA
- a CDS encoding CoA-binding protein, whose product MEKLDRNSVSPKLTTSPDQWRERLLDSPEQIGHVLTWVRRVAVIGIKTREAGGPAYTVPAYMQRVGYDIVPVPVYYPEVTEILGVPVHRTLATVDPPADMVQLFRRSEDVAKHVDEILAAEPSVVWMQLGIRNDAVAERLARAGILVVQDHCVQVELRNVAHPAQGIPPLP is encoded by the coding sequence ATGGAGAAGCTGGATCGGAACAGTGTTTCTCCGAAGCTAACCACATCGCCCGATCAGTGGCGAGAACGGCTGCTCGATTCCCCGGAACAGATCGGCCATGTACTGACATGGGTCAGGCGCGTGGCCGTGATCGGGATCAAGACGCGCGAAGCGGGGGGCCCGGCGTACACGGTGCCGGCGTACATGCAGCGGGTGGGCTACGATATCGTACCCGTACCGGTGTATTACCCCGAGGTGACCGAAATCCTCGGCGTGCCGGTGCATCGCACGCTCGCCACCGTGGACCCGCCGGCCGATATGGTCCAGCTATTCCGGCGCTCCGAGGACGTGGCAAAGCACGTCGATGAGATTCTCGCCGCCGAGCCTTCCGTGGTGTGGATGCAGCTCGGTATCCGGAATGATGCCGTGGCGGAACGCCTGGCACGCGCCGGCATTCTCGTGGTGCAGGATCACTGCGTGCAGGTCGAGCTCAGGAACGTGGCGCATCCGGCGCAGGGGATTCCGCCGTTGCCGTGA
- a CDS encoding branched-chain amino acid ABC transporter substrate-binding protein yields MISLRALCPAIARARSLPVPPARTMLMALSGLLVAAGCRSPNAPTSSAHAIGVGAIPGTPGYENIVRGIELAVERLNAAGPARFEVRLPPAGVTSPVRLAEQLRQDPAVIAVVGHPESGNTLETVPIYADAEHDGENGVVMVSQTASSPRLSGISPWFFRVAPSDADAARHTAQWVLDTLGGRRAAIVYRNDPYGRDWTTTFAETFTKGGGQIDTRDPYLTGVTEWDAYASLLALRKPDVVLFPGDADDALAFLRALRARGVTAPFVGGDGTEGIVRDSIATGAYVAAFFRADRVSSPEAMHFLGRYRERFHQDPDGFAALSYDATIVIGRTVSGGAGTRSSLRLALERIGNGAPSVDGVVGRIAFEKSHDIKARPVLVTRVRGAVAP; encoded by the coding sequence GTGATCTCCCTTCGCGCTCTGTGTCCGGCCATTGCCCGGGCCCGATCCCTGCCGGTCCCGCCGGCCCGGACGATGCTGATGGCCCTGTCGGGTCTCCTGGTGGCCGCCGGTTGCCGAAGCCCGAATGCCCCGACCAGCTCCGCTCATGCCATCGGCGTGGGCGCCATCCCGGGAACGCCGGGTTATGAAAACATCGTGCGCGGCATCGAACTGGCCGTCGAACGCCTGAACGCCGCCGGTCCCGCCCGCTTCGAGGTGCGCCTGCCCCCGGCGGGCGTGACCAGCCCGGTCCGGTTGGCCGAGCAACTCCGGCAGGACCCGGCGGTGATCGCGGTGGTGGGCCATCCGGAAAGTGGCAACACGCTGGAAACGGTCCCCATCTACGCCGACGCTGAACACGACGGGGAAAACGGGGTCGTGATGGTCTCCCAGACTGCATCCTCGCCGCGCCTGAGCGGGATCAGCCCCTGGTTCTTCCGGGTGGCTCCCAGCGACGCCGATGCCGCCCGGCACACCGCCCAGTGGGTGCTCGACACCCTCGGCGGCCGGCGTGCGGCTATCGTGTACCGCAACGACCCCTATGGCCGCGACTGGACGACCACCTTCGCCGAGACCTTCACCAAGGGCGGTGGGCAGATCGACACCCGCGATCCCTACCTCACCGGGGTCACCGAGTGGGATGCCTACGCCAGCCTGCTGGCGCTGCGCAAACCGGACGTGGTGCTCTTTCCGGGCGACGCCGACGATGCGCTGGCCTTTCTGCGCGCGCTCCGGGCCCGGGGGGTCACCGCGCCGTTCGTGGGGGGTGACGGCACCGAGGGCATCGTCCGCGACTCGATCGCCACCGGAGCCTATGTGGCCGCGTTCTTCCGCGCCGACCGGGTGTCGAGCCCCGAAGCCATGCACTTCCTCGGCCGCTATCGCGAACGTTTCCACCAGGATCCCGATGGATTCGCGGCCCTGTCTTACGATGCGACCATCGTGATCGGTCGCACGGTGAGCGGCGGCGCCGGCACCCGGTCCTCGCTGCGCCTGGCCCTCGAACGCATCGGCAACGGCGCGCCCTCGGTCGATGGGGTCGTGGGCCGTATCGCCTTCGAAAAGAGTCACGACATCAAAGCCCGTCCCGTCCTCGTGACGCGGGTGCGGGGAGCCGTCGCGCCATGA
- the coxB gene encoding cytochrome c oxidase subunit II → MVGTFRPRRLASAALLGALALGLAACGGEYPNSTFNHHTEYNTAIDALWDKLLFWGTLVFIAVEAGLVYTIFRYRRRPGGEKPKQVHGNTALEITWTAIPAVILIFIAIPTVSTIFKTQAKAAPEALQVEVIGHQWWWEFKYPQLGITTANELYLPNGRTVNFALKTADVLHSFWIPQMGGKRDLISNHTNYVWFTPNADLPSSAWNGFCAEFCGASHANMRFRAFTVTPAEFEQWVAHQKQPAVFKAPAPVPAPASAAAPGAASVQLASLQQNAAADSSPAVPVWAFPKERVEAEFAYIIPTAKLPAGLTYDESLLAQGDAERGRQLFSRSTCIGCHTIAGTPFASPIGPNLTHVGTRHTIAGGLYPNDAKHLAYWIKSAPHMKPGSIMPTIGKGLTDPVRKNVISAGGLTDPEIADIVAYLQALK, encoded by the coding sequence ATGGTTGGCACGTTCCGCCCGCGGCGGTTGGCATCCGCCGCGCTGCTGGGCGCTCTGGCCCTCGGGCTCGCAGCCTGCGGCGGCGAGTACCCGAATTCGACGTTCAATCACCACACCGAGTACAACACGGCGATCGACGCGCTGTGGGACAAGCTTCTCTTCTGGGGAACGCTGGTCTTCATCGCCGTCGAAGCGGGCCTGGTGTACACGATCTTCCGCTATCGTCGCCGGCCCGGCGGGGAGAAGCCGAAGCAGGTGCATGGGAACACGGCACTCGAGATCACCTGGACGGCCATTCCGGCGGTCATTCTGATCTTCATTGCCATCCCGACGGTGAGCACGATTTTCAAGACCCAGGCCAAGGCGGCGCCCGAAGCTCTGCAGGTCGAAGTCATCGGCCACCAGTGGTGGTGGGAGTTCAAGTACCCGCAGTTGGGTATCACGACCGCCAACGAACTCTATCTGCCCAACGGGCGGACGGTGAATTTCGCGCTCAAGACGGCCGACGTGCTGCACTCCTTCTGGATTCCCCAGATGGGCGGCAAGCGCGACCTGATCTCGAATCACACCAACTATGTGTGGTTCACGCCGAACGCGGATCTGCCGTCGTCGGCGTGGAACGGCTTCTGCGCCGAGTTCTGCGGCGCGTCGCACGCGAACATGCGTTTCCGCGCGTTCACGGTGACGCCGGCGGAGTTCGAACAGTGGGTGGCCCACCAGAAGCAGCCGGCGGTGTTCAAGGCGCCCGCGCCCGTGCCGGCTCCGGCGAGCGCTGCGGCTCCGGGCGCGGCGTCGGTGCAGCTCGCGTCGCTGCAGCAGAATGCGGCGGCCGATTCGAGCCCTGCGGTGCCGGTGTGGGCGTTCCCGAAGGAGCGGGTCGAGGCGGAGTTCGCCTACATCATTCCGACCGCCAAGCTGCCGGCGGGTCTCACCTACGACGAGTCGTTGCTGGCACAGGGTGACGCCGAGCGTGGTCGTCAGCTCTTCTCGCGCTCGACGTGCATCGGTTGTCACACCATCGCGGGGACGCCGTTCGCGTCGCCGATCGGCCCGAACCTGACCCATGTCGGGACGCGCCATACGATCGCCGGCGGTCTGTATCCGAACGATGCGAAGCATCTCGCCTACTGGATCAAGAGTGCCCCGCACATGAAGCCCGGCAGCATCATGCCGACCATCGGCAAGGGCCTCACCGATCCCGTACGCAAGAACGTCATCAGCGCCGGTGGTCTGACCGACCCCGAGATCGCCGATATCGTCGCTTACCTCCAGGCTCTCAAGTAG
- a CDS encoding cobalamin-binding protein — translation MFYGFLCSGWRLLTCRGTTARLGIVLAMGAFGIGACTPERAGRENARANTGANAPGTDPRASASSSTALTVVDGAGRTVTLAQPAQRVVSLIPSATETLIALGAGPQLVARTRFDVAPEVQHLPLVGGSVDPSIEMIVSLKPDLVVSWESDKRQAFGERLATIGIPVFMLRTQDTSDVFHGLASLGTLTGHDADAARVLKTLRAQLAAVRTSVESLPVPRIMYVVFNDPPMTAGPNTFIGQLISLAGGRSIFADATSNWPNVPMEEIVRRDPDIVIVPVGEFKAQALTRLRVMQGWRNLRAIREGRVVAVPANLLSRPSPNIGLAAEVLRSAMHPQFPSPVPEPDSIPDMAPNKAPISDGIRR, via the coding sequence GTGTTTTACGGGTTCCTGTGTTCAGGCTGGCGTCTTCTCACATGCCGCGGCACCACCGCACGGCTGGGCATCGTGCTCGCCATGGGGGCATTCGGCATCGGCGCGTGCACACCGGAACGTGCAGGTCGGGAGAACGCCCGTGCGAACACCGGGGCGAACGCTCCGGGCACCGATCCCCGTGCTTCCGCGTCGTCCTCCACGGCTCTGACCGTCGTCGACGGTGCCGGTCGCACCGTCACCCTCGCGCAGCCCGCACAGCGGGTCGTCTCGCTCATTCCGAGCGCCACCGAAACACTCATCGCGCTTGGAGCCGGCCCGCAGCTGGTGGCACGCACACGCTTCGACGTGGCACCCGAAGTCCAGCACCTGCCGCTCGTCGGCGGCAGTGTCGATCCCAGCATCGAGATGATCGTGTCGCTCAAGCCCGATCTCGTCGTGTCGTGGGAAAGCGACAAACGGCAGGCGTTCGGTGAGCGATTGGCCACGATCGGCATTCCGGTCTTCATGCTGCGCACCCAGGACACCAGCGACGTGTTCCATGGGCTGGCCAGTCTTGGCACACTCACCGGGCACGATGCCGACGCCGCCCGCGTCTTGAAAACACTGCGTGCGCAACTCGCCGCGGTGCGCACGTCGGTGGAATCCCTCCCGGTGCCCCGGATCATGTACGTGGTGTTCAACGATCCGCCCATGACGGCCGGACCGAACACCTTCATCGGACAACTCATCTCGCTGGCCGGCGGACGTTCGATCTTCGCGGACGCCACCAGCAACTGGCCCAACGTGCCGATGGAGGAGATCGTCCGTCGCGATCCCGACATCGTCATCGTTCCCGTCGGAGAGTTCAAGGCGCAGGCGCTCACCCGTCTGCGCGTCATGCAGGGATGGCGCAACCTGCGCGCGATTCGTGAAGGGCGGGTGGTCGCGGTGCCCGCCAATCTGCTCAGCCGTCCCAGTCCCAACATCGGACTCGCCGCGGAAGTGTTGCGGAGCGCGATGCATCCGCAGTTCCCGTCGCCCGTACCCGAGCCGGACTCGATTCCGGACATGGCCCCCAACAAGGCCCCCATCTCCGACGGCATCAGGAGATGA
- a CDS encoding iron ABC transporter permease: MTRAASLAWRVTLLGILLVLTLLTALRLGAVQLTSSEVVHALLGDGDIAHVNILHELRLPRAFQAALVGAALALSGTTYQALLRNPLAEPYVLGVSSGAAFGAVLSVVTGWSLHFVWALPSTAFVGAVLSMLLVFRIAYSVGQRLDTRVLLLAGVVVGAFLSACIWLVLTFANDESVRTAIYWMMGSHSGASWRSVTVLAVTVLPAFVVLLWLARALNLLAIGEATAAYLGIEVERAKWIAFFTATLLTAVSVSMSGTIGFVGLVVPHALRLVWGGDNQMLIPTAGLAGAVFLVAADTAARTVAGANELPIGVVTALVGVPCFVWLLRRPASQRVL; this comes from the coding sequence ATGACCCGTGCGGCATCTCTCGCCTGGCGGGTCACCCTGCTCGGCATCCTGCTCGTCCTCACGCTGCTCACGGCGCTCCGGCTCGGGGCGGTGCAACTCACCAGCAGTGAAGTGGTGCATGCCTTGCTGGGTGATGGCGACATCGCGCACGTGAACATCCTGCACGAATTGCGACTGCCGCGGGCCTTTCAGGCCGCGCTGGTAGGTGCCGCGCTGGCCCTGAGCGGAACGACGTATCAGGCATTGCTGCGCAATCCGCTCGCCGAACCGTACGTGCTGGGTGTTTCGAGCGGCGCGGCGTTCGGCGCGGTGCTCAGTGTGGTGACGGGCTGGTCGCTGCATTTCGTCTGGGCTCTGCCCTCGACGGCGTTCGTCGGTGCGGTGTTGTCGATGCTGCTCGTGTTCCGCATCGCGTATTCGGTGGGGCAGCGCCTCGACACCCGGGTCCTGCTGCTCGCCGGCGTGGTGGTGGGCGCTTTTCTGTCGGCCTGCATCTGGCTCGTGCTCACGTTCGCCAACGACGAGTCGGTGCGCACGGCGATCTACTGGATGATGGGCAGCCATTCGGGGGCTTCGTGGCGCTCCGTGACGGTGCTCGCGGTGACGGTGTTGCCGGCTTTCGTGGTGCTGCTGTGGCTGGCGCGCGCCCTCAACCTGCTCGCGATCGGTGAAGCGACGGCCGCCTATCTCGGCATCGAGGTGGAGCGCGCCAAATGGATCGCCTTCTTCACCGCGACGCTGCTCACCGCGGTCTCGGTGTCGATGAGCGGTACGATCGGCTTCGTGGGGCTCGTCGTGCCACATGCGCTGCGTCTGGTCTGGGGCGGAGACAATCAGATGCTGATCCCCACGGCGGGGCTGGCCGGTGCGGTCTTTCTGGTGGCGGCCGATACCGCCGCGCGTACCGTGGCCGGTGCCAACGAACTGCCGATCGGTGTCGTGACCGCCCTCGTGGGTGTACCGTGTTTCGTGTGGTTGCTGCGTCGACCCGCCAGTCAGCGGGTGCTCTGA
- a CDS encoding cobyric acid synthase, whose amino-acid sequence MVQGTSSHAGKTTVVAALCRWFANAGYRVAPFKAQNMSNNAAVTADGREVGRAQAMQAVAARVPVTVDMNPVLLKPQSDRTSQVVVLGEPWLTADAVDYYARKQHLWPIVTDALDRLRATCDVVIVEGAGSPAEINLAQYDIVNMRVARHAGAPVLLVGDIERGGVFASLYGTHALLQPEERALIRAFVINKFRGDPSLLDPGFAMLEERTGVPTIGVLPWLDLTDVPEEDALEWRAAEDRAGADTRAAADAEGVTRPGTAAGALLDIAVMRLPRVANLDEFQPLINEPGVRVRFVGRAAEFGAPDLVIVPGTKSTLGDLAWLRAQELDVCILAHAAAQRPVLGICGGLQMLGERIVDAEGVEQRGEAAGLGLLPVETHFEAKKVTRRVKARAVGSHGLWALDAGPSAIDDVTADAGRTAPFDAYEIHMGRTTPVATAEALPPLFRLTSAAGESDDGVCSANGLVVGTYLHGALEHDALRRALLTRLADRKGVVLPHPRAPVSIDDALDRLATNVCGNLDMDAILSMLDLTPPTR is encoded by the coding sequence ATGGTGCAGGGCACCTCGTCACACGCCGGCAAGACCACCGTGGTGGCGGCGTTGTGTCGCTGGTTCGCCAACGCGGGCTATCGTGTGGCACCGTTCAAGGCACAGAACATGTCCAACAACGCCGCGGTCACGGCTGACGGGCGCGAAGTGGGACGGGCGCAGGCCATGCAGGCGGTGGCCGCGCGGGTGCCGGTGACGGTGGACATGAATCCGGTGCTGCTCAAGCCGCAGAGCGATCGCACGTCGCAGGTGGTGGTGCTGGGCGAACCCTGGCTGACCGCCGATGCCGTCGACTATTACGCCCGCAAGCAGCATCTGTGGCCCATCGTCACCGATGCGCTCGATCGTCTGCGCGCCACCTGCGACGTGGTGATCGTGGAAGGGGCCGGCAGTCCGGCGGAAATCAATCTCGCGCAATACGACATCGTGAACATGCGCGTGGCCCGCCATGCCGGAGCGCCGGTGCTGTTGGTGGGTGACATCGAACGTGGCGGCGTGTTCGCGTCGTTGTACGGCACGCATGCGCTGCTGCAACCGGAGGAACGTGCGCTCATCCGCGCCTTCGTGATCAACAAGTTCCGCGGCGATCCGTCGCTGCTCGATCCCGGCTTCGCGATGCTCGAGGAACGCACCGGCGTGCCCACCATCGGTGTGCTGCCGTGGCTCGATCTCACCGATGTGCCCGAAGAGGATGCACTCGAGTGGCGGGCGGCGGAGGACCGGGCAGGCGCAGACACACGTGCGGCTGCAGACGCGGAGGGAGTGACACGTCCGGGCACGGCCGCCGGGGCACTGCTCGATATCGCGGTGATGCGCCTGCCGCGTGTGGCCAATCTCGACGAGTTCCAGCCGCTCATCAACGAACCCGGCGTGAGGGTACGGTTCGTGGGTCGTGCCGCGGAATTCGGGGCGCCGGATCTCGTCATCGTTCCCGGCACCAAGTCCACGCTCGGCGATCTCGCATGGCTGCGCGCACAGGAACTCGATGTCTGCATTCTCGCGCACGCCGCCGCTCAACGTCCCGTGCTCGGGATCTGCGGTGGCTTGCAGATGCTCGGCGAACGCATCGTCGATGCCGAGGGTGTCGAACAGCGTGGAGAGGCGGCCGGTCTGGGGCTGCTCCCGGTGGAGACGCATTTCGAGGCGAAGAAGGTCACCCGTCGCGTGAAGGCGCGGGCCGTGGGATCACACGGTCTGTGGGCTCTCGATGCCGGCCCGAGTGCAATCGATGATGTGACCGCCGATGCCGGCCGCACCGCCCCCTTCGACGCCTATGAGATTCACATGGGACGCACCACGCCGGTCGCGACGGCGGAGGCGCTGCCGCCTCTGTTTCGTCTCACCAGCGCCGCGGGGGAATCGGACGACGGGGTATGTTCAGCCAATGGCCTGGTGGTGGGCACCTATCTGCACGGCGCACTGGAGCACGATGCACTGCGCCGGGCGTTGCTGACGCGCCTGGCCGATCGCAAAGGCGTCGTGTTGCCGCATCCGCGCGCTCCGGTCTCCATCGACGATGCACTCGACCGCCTGGCCACGAACGTGTGTGGCAATCTCGACATGGATGCGATTTTGTCCATGCTGGATCTCACACCGCCAACCCGCTGA